A single window of Dermacentor albipictus isolate Rhodes 1998 colony chromosome 1, USDA_Dalb.pri_finalv2, whole genome shotgun sequence DNA harbors:
- the LOC139059040 gene encoding mite group 2 allergen-like Ixo r 2 — translation MCSIMTLFLVVSGAFEMTTAQRKVRFENCTEGGDAIRSLVVTPCSSDPCVVPVGSGINISFELLSNQDSINLRLDPRVQLLGMELPILGVERDACKLTATACPVSEGQLIHATVPVHVNSFVPPVTAVTIWRVHGDKGLMACGTTTVTVSRT, via the exons ATGTGCAGCATTATGACTTTATTTCTCGTTGTAAGCGGGGCATTCGAGATGACCACGGCGCAGAGAAAAGTCCGCTTCGAAAACTGCACAG AAGGTGGCGACGCCATCCGGTCCTTGGTGGTCACCCCGTGCAGCAGCGACCCGTGCGTCGTGCCGGTTGGCTCCGGCATCAACATCTCCTTCGAACTGCTCTCGA ACCAGGACAGCATCAACTTGCGCTTGGATCCCCGTGTACAGCTGCTTGGCATGGAGCTGCCCATCCTAGGTGTCGAGAGGGATGCCTGCAAGCTCACGGCTACTGCGTGCCCAGTCTCCGAGGGTCAGCTCATCCACGCCACAGTTCCAGTGCATGTGAACAGTTTTGTGCCACCG GTCACGGCCGTGACAATTTGGCGGGTGCATGGTGACAAGGGCCTCATGGCATGCGGCACTACCACCGTGACCGTCTCCAGAACTTGA